From the genome of Virgibacillus proomii, one region includes:
- a CDS encoding DUF2268 domain-containing protein, producing MSGVVRTDEWLLKDYNHPIKITKRVESYFPNAEAKEIYSHLTKYGMYRKPLSKKRIKQMQDAQIWKIIDIEYAKLKKEWNGSDVPIFIFPSDTNHRLMKEYNGKSGLTFKDKIFLFVHEGNTESEIHALLTHEYNHVCRLNKYQKPEEKYTLLDTIILEGMAEYAVRKRLGKDYTATYIGKYTDETLKRFWNKLILPNARLKAGSKKYIQLLYGSQFHPKMLGYCVGEYLVRNYANTHSTSVKDLFLIKSEEIADVQ from the coding sequence ATGAGCGGAGTAGTTCGAACAGATGAATGGTTGTTAAAGGATTACAATCATCCGATAAAAATAACCAAGCGAGTTGAATCCTATTTTCCAAATGCAGAGGCGAAAGAGATTTATTCTCATCTTACTAAGTATGGAATGTATCGAAAACCATTATCGAAAAAGCGGATTAAACAAATGCAAGATGCACAAATTTGGAAAATAATTGATATCGAATACGCGAAATTAAAAAAGGAATGGAATGGGTCTGACGTGCCAATTTTTATATTCCCTTCTGATACGAATCATAGACTGATGAAAGAATATAATGGAAAATCGGGATTAACATTTAAAGATAAAATCTTTCTCTTTGTCCATGAAGGGAATACCGAAAGCGAAATACATGCACTTCTTACCCATGAATATAATCATGTCTGCCGTTTAAATAAATACCAAAAACCGGAAGAGAAATATACATTATTAGATACGATTATTTTAGAGGGAATGGCAGAATATGCTGTCCGAAAACGGTTAGGTAAAGACTATACAGCTACCTATATCGGAAAATATACAGATGAAACGCTAAAACGTTTTTGGAACAAACTCATATTGCCCAATGCTCGATTGAAAGCAGGAAGTAAAAAATACATTCAATTACTTTACGGTTCACAGTTTCATCCAAAAATGCTTGGCTATTGCGTTGGAGAATATCTTGTCCGAAATTATGCAAATACGCATAGCACGTCGGTAAAGGATCTTTTTCTAATAAAAAGTGAAGAAATTGCCGATGTACAATAA
- a CDS encoding YeeE/YedE family protein translates to MEAEIKKQQVIHAGQLHKVEYVLGIIGIISVLVLGNILLKTDLLFFRLLIGTGLGYTLTRAYTGFAGSINRAYTTGSTKLLRAMMFMFFMTALATTTFLFLSDPANYDLWINPINFGVIAGGLLFGFGMAFSSCCASGVLTDLATGFPRAFITLLFFGFGIFIGFPIQHTATWVTNSWVTSSTGNQLQGGVFLPDLFKWDGLGGYLGAVLLTALFCGITVYFAYRYERKRKEHHSYHGYLTERIQDLPDTFESKDYKLFSYETYRRIFIKPWTLKQGAIVISILFVLLMGVTKAGWGASTPFGIWFGKLLMFLGVSPEAIASFTKMSTEPFVMPFFEHPVSVQNFGILVGTVIYLLTAGKMKTMFLQGAHIRKREIALFALGGLSMGLGTRLSNGCNVGALFTPIANFSLSGWIFFLFLALGGIIGNMVAKRVF, encoded by the coding sequence ATGGAAGCAGAAATAAAAAAACAGCAAGTTATTCATGCAGGACAACTGCATAAGGTTGAGTACGTTTTGGGAATTATAGGAATTATATCAGTTCTTGTACTTGGTAATATCTTGCTAAAGACGGATCTACTTTTCTTTCGATTATTGATTGGAACAGGTTTAGGTTACACTTTGACACGTGCATATACCGGTTTTGCCGGCAGTATTAATCGTGCGTATACTACCGGTTCAACAAAATTGTTACGAGCGATGATGTTCATGTTCTTTATGACCGCTCTAGCAACAACTACTTTTTTATTTTTATCTGACCCAGCTAACTATGATCTATGGATTAATCCAATTAATTTTGGTGTTATAGCAGGTGGGCTATTATTTGGATTTGGCATGGCATTTTCTTCATGCTGTGCTTCAGGTGTACTAACAGATCTAGCAACAGGTTTCCCGAGAGCGTTTATTACACTATTATTCTTTGGTTTTGGTATATTCATTGGCTTTCCAATTCAACATACAGCTACTTGGGTGACTAACTCTTGGGTTACATCTTCTACAGGCAATCAATTACAAGGTGGAGTTTTTCTACCAGACTTATTTAAATGGGACGGGCTTGGAGGATATTTAGGAGCTGTCTTGCTCACGGCTTTATTTTGTGGTATAACCGTTTACTTTGCTTATCGCTATGAAAGAAAACGAAAAGAGCATCATAGTTATCATGGATATCTAACCGAAAGAATACAAGATTTACCTGATACGTTTGAAAGTAAAGACTATAAACTATTCAGTTATGAAACATATCGCCGTATTTTTATCAAACCTTGGACCTTGAAGCAAGGAGCTATTGTGATTAGTATATTATTTGTATTATTAATGGGAGTTACCAAAGCCGGCTGGGGAGCTTCTACACCATTTGGGATTTGGTTTGGGAAATTATTAATGTTCTTAGGTGTTTCACCAGAGGCCATTGCTTCCTTTACAAAGATGTCTACAGAACCGTTTGTTATGCCATTTTTTGAACATCCAGTTTCAGTGCAAAATTTTGGAATCCTAGTAGGAACAGTTATCTATTTATTAACAGCTGGTAAAATGAAAACGATGTTTTTACAAGGTGCACATATTCGAAAAAGAGAAATAGCTTTATTTGCATTAGGTGGACTATCAATGGGATTAGGTACTCGCCTATCTAACGGCTGTAATGTAGGAGCATTGTTTACTCCTATTGCCAATTTTTCCCTTTCCGGCTGGATCTTCTTCTTATTCTTAGCACTTGGCGGAATTATTGGAAACATGGTTGCTAAACGTGTATTTTAA
- a CDS encoding 2,3-butanediol dehydrogenase, translating to MKAAVWYAKKDIRVEDVAEPVVESGEVKIKVAWAGICGSDLHEYVAGPITIPTKEPHPLTNKTAPVIMGHEFSGEIVGVGEKVQTLKVGDRVVVEPVISCGECHSCRRGFYNNCERIGCYGMSGVGGGFSEYAVISETMVHKIPKKLSYELAALVEPMAVSLHAVRQSRLKAGDSVAIFGAGPIGLLTIQACLLAGAERVFVVELSEERRKVAEKLGAITINPAEVNTVAEILNQTNGGVDVSFEATGVSVVLQQAIDSTKMAGEVVIVSLWESNPELSANTVVFKEMNIVGSIGYRNIFPTVIQLIAEGRLKVADLITKKIDLDDIVGEGFETLLNDKSQVKILIKP from the coding sequence ATGAAAGCAGCAGTATGGTATGCAAAAAAAGATATTCGCGTTGAAGATGTAGCAGAACCAGTAGTGGAATCAGGGGAAGTAAAGATTAAAGTAGCTTGGGCGGGTATTTGTGGAAGTGACCTTCATGAATATGTTGCTGGTCCGATTACGATTCCAACAAAGGAGCCGCATCCATTAACCAATAAAACAGCCCCAGTCATTATGGGACATGAATTTTCAGGAGAAATAGTAGGAGTCGGTGAAAAAGTGCAAACTTTAAAAGTCGGTGATCGTGTTGTCGTTGAACCGGTTATTTCTTGTGGGGAGTGTCATTCGTGTCGCCGAGGTTTTTATAATAACTGTGAACGTATCGGGTGCTATGGGATGTCTGGTGTTGGCGGTGGATTTTCTGAGTATGCAGTTATATCAGAAACAATGGTACATAAGATTCCAAAGAAATTAAGTTATGAACTGGCAGCTCTAGTTGAACCTATGGCAGTATCTTTGCATGCAGTTAGGCAAAGCAGATTAAAAGCAGGAGATTCAGTAGCAATATTTGGAGCAGGACCAATAGGTTTATTAACTATTCAAGCATGTTTACTTGCAGGAGCAGAAAGAGTATTTGTTGTTGAATTGTCTGAAGAGCGGAGAAAAGTGGCAGAAAAGCTAGGAGCTATAACAATTAATCCAGCAGAAGTTAATACCGTTGCTGAAATTTTAAACCAAACCAATGGAGGAGTAGATGTAAGTTTTGAAGCTACTGGGGTTTCTGTTGTACTGCAGCAAGCCATCGATAGTACAAAAATGGCTGGTGAGGTAGTAATTGTCAGCCTTTGGGAATCAAATCCTGAACTAAGTGCCAATACGGTTGTATTTAAAGAGATGAACATTGTTGGGTCGATTGGTTATAGAAATATTTTTCCTACCGTCATTCAACTTATTGCTGAGGGACGATTGAAAGTAGCTGACCTGATTACGAAAAAAATAGATTTAGATGATATCGTCGGTGAAGGCTTTGAAACATTACTGAACGATAAGTCACAAGTAAAGATATTAATTAAACCATAA
- a CDS encoding class I SAM-dependent methyltransferase produces the protein MNYLDSLANLGVGGAHPGGLQLTKAMLKKERIGPETFVLDIGCGTGQTAAFIAENYSCSVTAVDNHPLMIEKAVQRFKDRNLPITAICLDIEKLKLDQQFDMIVAESVLAFTDISSSLSSAIQVLRSNGRLLAVEIVVDSSMSKSDQALIMSFYGFHKLLTETEWKDKFFQAGFKQIEVDQPIIDPLSISLDDAQDFHFSESQVDEALDLLHEHQELTQAYKDVLHYRIFRCSR, from the coding sequence ATGAATTATCTGGACAGTTTAGCTAATCTTGGAGTGGGTGGAGCACATCCGGGAGGTTTGCAATTAACGAAGGCCATGTTAAAAAAAGAACGAATTGGTCCAGAAACATTTGTGCTGGATATTGGTTGTGGAACGGGGCAGACGGCTGCTTTTATAGCAGAAAACTACTCATGTTCGGTCACAGCAGTGGATAATCATCCATTAATGATAGAAAAAGCTGTACAAAGATTTAAAGATCGCAACTTACCAATTACAGCTATATGTTTAGATATAGAGAAATTAAAACTTGATCAGCAGTTTGATATGATCGTTGCAGAGTCTGTATTGGCGTTTACCGATATCTCATCATCTCTATCTTCCGCTATCCAGGTTTTACGGTCAAATGGGCGGTTGTTGGCAGTAGAAATTGTAGTGGATTCAAGTATGTCCAAATCGGATCAAGCGTTGATTATGTCATTTTATGGATTCCATAAACTATTAACAGAAACGGAATGGAAGGACAAATTTTTTCAGGCAGGTTTTAAGCAAATTGAAGTTGATCAGCCAATCATAGATCCTTTATCAATCAGCTTAGATGATGCGCAAGATTTTCATTTCTCTGAGTCACAAGTGGATGAGGCACTAGATTTACTACATGAACATCAAGAGCTAACTCAAGCTTACAAGGATGTACTTCATTATCGAATATTTCGTTGTTCGCGGTAA
- a CDS encoding dicarboxylate/amino acid:cation symporter, protein MRLWRRYKQTSFIIKMTTAFLLGIFAGILFRQQTTILEPLGTLLIHLLSLIAIPVIFLTVVLAVNKMNMTQLGRMGGKLILYYIATTACAVLIGLGLALWINPGENLSLPDTTVEKPETPSFSDIILQIVPENIFSAFTSGNLMAILFIAVIIGIAISTMRHASDKKMIEYGNLLNTFFTALNEMFYKILQGVLLYAPIGIFAISATAFGSQGLATFQSLLTFTLVFYAGIALLWLVVYTAFLKFSNTPVLAFFKQTKEAYTTAFFTSSSIAALPIAIRSAKKAGISETTANFALPLGAVFNSDGGALRMGVSLVFAANITNLSLSPLDFLSIVVIGTLLSIGTAGVPAAGLVTLSAVLSMFGLPLEIVALIAGVDALIGMAGTASNVMGDIVGAAVVDKSERKRAA, encoded by the coding sequence ATGCGTTTATGGAGACGTTACAAACAAACATCCTTTATAATAAAAATGACAACAGCATTTTTGCTTGGTATATTTGCAGGAATTCTTTTCCGGCAACAAACAACTATACTCGAACCGTTAGGAACATTACTTATACATTTACTTAGCCTAATTGCCATTCCGGTTATTTTTCTTACAGTCGTATTAGCAGTAAACAAAATGAATATGACTCAGCTAGGTCGCATGGGCGGAAAGCTTATTCTATACTATATAGCTACTACTGCTTGTGCAGTACTTATCGGACTCGGACTAGCCTTATGGATTAATCCAGGAGAAAACCTTTCTTTACCAGACACCACAGTAGAAAAACCGGAAACACCTAGCTTTTCCGATATTATTTTACAGATTGTTCCGGAAAATATTTTTTCCGCCTTCACTTCTGGTAATCTAATGGCGATTTTATTTATTGCAGTCATTATTGGGATTGCTATTTCAACCATGAGACATGCTTCCGATAAAAAAATGATCGAATATGGGAATTTACTCAATACTTTTTTTACAGCATTAAATGAGATGTTCTACAAGATATTGCAAGGTGTGCTTTTATATGCACCAATCGGCATTTTTGCGATTAGTGCCACAGCATTTGGAAGCCAAGGATTGGCAACCTTTCAATCCTTATTAACGTTCACACTTGTCTTTTATGCTGGTATTGCATTATTGTGGTTAGTCGTCTATACAGCCTTTTTAAAATTTTCGAATACACCTGTGCTCGCGTTTTTTAAACAAACAAAAGAAGCTTATACGACTGCCTTTTTTACATCTAGCAGTATCGCTGCGCTACCAATCGCAATTCGTTCAGCAAAAAAAGCCGGGATTTCCGAAACTACAGCTAACTTCGCCCTGCCACTAGGTGCTGTTTTCAACTCAGACGGAGGAGCACTGCGCATGGGAGTATCATTGGTTTTTGCAGCAAATATTACCAATTTAAGTCTTTCCCCGCTCGATTTTCTAAGTATCGTAGTCATCGGTACTTTGTTATCGATTGGCACTGCAGGCGTACCTGCTGCAGGACTTGTGACATTATCTGCTGTCTTAAGTATGTTTGGTCTGCCTTTAGAAATTGTTGCGTTAATTGCCGGGGTGGATGCGCTGATTGGAATGGCTGGTACTGCTTCCAACGTGATGGGTGATATTGTTGGCGCAGCTGTCGTCGACAAATCAGAGCGTAAACGTGCCGCATAA
- a CDS encoding exonuclease SbcCD subunit D, translated as MKFFHTADWHLGKLVQGVYMTEDQRHIMQEFVQAVEDEQPDAVIISGDLYDRAVPPTEAVHLLDEILDKIVLQLNIPVLAIAGNHDSPSRLDFGSKIMRENGLYIVGQLSKHNKPVVLKDKHGEVHFHLIPYCDPSVVRNVFGDDQIRNHNDAMGKIIEQIEAAMEPDARHVFVGHAFVTPYGEEEANTSESERPLAIGGSEYVDARLFKNFHYTALGHLHQAHYVNEPTIRYAGSPLKYSISEEYHRKGFLMVEMDGEGNIELEKKWLTPKRDIRTVEGSLKEILQQSINEDYVFVKLTDETPVLSPMEKIRSVYPNAMHVERKINFAKSGDSNQVKSVERTKMTDTELFQAFYKEVKGYEPDEETIKMFQGVLNDLLTDQNETKDITHVTN; from the coding sequence ATGAAATTTTTTCATACTGCCGATTGGCACCTTGGAAAGCTTGTTCAAGGTGTTTACATGACAGAGGATCAGAGACATATTATGCAAGAGTTTGTACAAGCTGTTGAGGATGAACAACCAGATGCTGTGATTATTTCAGGAGATCTTTATGATCGAGCGGTTCCGCCAACAGAAGCAGTGCATTTACTAGATGAAATCTTGGATAAGATCGTACTGCAATTGAATATACCTGTACTAGCTATAGCAGGTAATCATGATAGTCCCAGCCGGCTGGACTTTGGCAGCAAAATCATGCGTGAAAACGGCTTGTATATTGTTGGACAGCTGTCTAAACATAATAAACCTGTTGTTTTAAAAGATAAGCATGGTGAAGTTCATTTTCATCTCATCCCTTATTGTGATCCAAGTGTTGTTCGTAACGTTTTTGGTGATGATCAAATCCGTAATCATAATGATGCAATGGGGAAAATTATTGAACAGATAGAAGCTGCAATGGAACCAGATGCAAGGCATGTTTTTGTTGGACATGCGTTTGTTACGCCTTATGGGGAAGAGGAAGCTAATACAAGTGAATCGGAACGTCCACTCGCGATTGGTGGTTCTGAATATGTGGATGCAAGACTGTTTAAAAACTTTCATTACACGGCATTAGGTCATCTCCATCAAGCTCATTATGTAAATGAACCAACCATTCGCTATGCCGGTTCACCATTAAAGTATTCTATTTCGGAAGAGTATCATCGAAAAGGATTTTTAATGGTAGAAATGGATGGAGAAGGGAATATTGAACTTGAAAAAAAATGGTTGACACCAAAAAGAGATATACGAACAGTAGAAGGTTCATTAAAAGAAATCCTGCAACAGTCGATTAACGAAGATTATGTGTTTGTAAAATTAACGGATGAAACGCCTGTGCTTTCGCCAATGGAAAAAATACGTTCAGTTTATCCTAATGCGATGCATGTAGAACGAAAAATTAACTTTGCAAAATCAGGTGATTCTAATCAGGTTAAATCGGTTGAACGGACAAAAATGACGGATACTGAACTATTTCAAGCCTTTTACAAAGAAGTAAAAGGGTATGAACCAGATGAAGAAACGATAAAGATGTTCCAGGGTGTATTGAATGATCTTTTAACAGATCAAAACGAAACAAAAGATATAACTCATGTAACCAATTAA
- a CDS encoding MFS transporter, protein MTKLLYFIIIVAFIDTFIQLPIITPYAVGLGASHVLTGAIVAVYSLTNMVGNILGGHWIDKYGRKRMLFTGMVSVTIILLLYPLAQSGYQLLAIRFLHGLAGGFLIPAAFAYVGDKTKEGAQGKTMAFTGAAIGLAAIIGPAIGGAMAARSKIEYVFLFVAILFVITSFLVLRYIEESFVSRDRGKVHMKHFIPLLKNPMLLQASLAAFAIMISNGTLAFALPLKVEAIGLDTSVTGALLSMFGIVAIIIFLTPINRIYDHMKPLTLVEIGIFLVGCSLLFLSYITTFWTGILAMIIYGTGFAFIFPSMNRMVAEGSTQMDRGKAYGIFYAAFSLGVVAGSSISGAISELFGIPFVFIAVIMFIACTSLFIGRMRQK, encoded by the coding sequence ATGACTAAGCTATTATACTTTATTATTATTGTTGCTTTTATTGATACTTTTATCCAACTACCTATCATTACTCCGTATGCAGTTGGTTTAGGTGCTTCTCATGTGTTAACAGGAGCAATTGTGGCTGTTTATTCACTCACCAATATGGTTGGAAATATTCTTGGCGGGCATTGGATTGATAAATATGGTAGAAAGCGAATGTTATTTACCGGTATGGTTTCTGTTACCATTATTTTATTGCTCTATCCGCTGGCTCAATCCGGATATCAATTGTTGGCGATTCGATTTTTACATGGACTGGCAGGTGGCTTTTTAATTCCAGCGGCATTTGCGTATGTCGGAGATAAGACAAAAGAAGGAGCACAAGGGAAGACAATGGCGTTTACTGGAGCTGCCATCGGACTAGCTGCCATTATCGGTCCGGCTATAGGCGGAGCTATGGCTGCACGTTCCAAAATAGAATATGTATTTCTATTTGTTGCCATCTTATTTGTTATTACATCGTTTTTAGTACTTCGATATATTGAAGAGTCTTTTGTCTCGCGTGATAGGGGGAAGGTTCATATGAAACATTTTATCCCGCTATTAAAAAATCCAATGTTGTTACAAGCCTCCTTGGCTGCATTTGCAATTATGATAAGTAACGGAACATTGGCATTTGCTCTACCGTTAAAGGTCGAAGCCATTGGTTTGGATACTAGTGTGACCGGAGCATTATTGAGTATGTTTGGTATTGTTGCCATCATTATTTTTTTGACTCCGATAAACAGAATCTATGATCATATGAAACCATTAACATTAGTGGAAATTGGAATTTTTCTGGTAGGTTGTTCTTTGCTGTTCTTAAGCTATATCACAACCTTTTGGACGGGGATACTGGCAATGATTATTTATGGAACCGGTTTTGCTTTTATTTTTCCATCCATGAACCGAATGGTAGCAGAAGGTTCTACCCAAATGGATCGGGGAAAAGCGTATGGAATTTTTTATGCTGCTTTCTCATTAGGTGTCGTAGCAGGATCATCCATTTCTGGTGCTATTAGTGAACTGTTTGGGATTCCTTTTGTATTTATCGCTGTTATTATGTTCATTGCTTGTACTAGTTTGTTTATTGGTCGAATGCGCCAAAAATAA
- a CDS encoding FAD-dependent oxidoreductase — MSKKIVVVGGVAGGASAAARARRLDEHAEIIMFERGPHVSFSNCSLPFHLSGIVENSDDLILMNPKQFKNQYNIETRVNSEVIAINRRNKTISVKDLTTGEIYEETYDKLVLSPGANPIVPDLPGVDYSHVFTVRNVVDIANFNAYVKQDHVKQVAVIGGGFIGIEVAENLRLAGLEVSLIEFSNQIMAPFDYDMAQILHKEMLDKGVNVIVNDGLAKIKENSVELQSGKILEADAVIMAIGVKPETTLAVNAELEIGVTGGIKVDHNYKTNDKDIYAVGDAIEVYHKLTHEPTRLALAGPAQRQARAAADHIYHIPHRHNGVIGSSCIQVFDQNAAATGLNEKQAQRAGIPYDFVYIIPNDKVGLMPESSPIHFKLIYEYPTGKILGAQAIGKGNVDKRIDVIATMITMGGTLEDLKELELCYSPMFGTAKDVVNFAALVALNRLHGAFKQVSVTKVRELVENNAFIMDVREKHEYEKGHVKTAVNIPLSEFRKRLDEIPKDQPVYVHCRSGQRSYNAVTALQHLGYTNIYNISGSYLGICLYEYYNDQVTGRYKIVTAYNFK, encoded by the coding sequence ATGAGTAAAAAAATTGTTGTTGTTGGTGGAGTGGCAGGCGGAGCTTCTGCTGCTGCAAGAGCAAGAAGATTGGATGAACATGCAGAAATCATTATGTTTGAAAGAGGACCTCATGTTTCTTTTTCAAACTGTTCCTTACCGTTTCATTTAAGTGGTATTGTTGAAAATAGTGATGATCTTATACTAATGAACCCAAAGCAATTCAAAAACCAATATAATATTGAGACCCGCGTAAACAGTGAGGTTATTGCTATTAACCGCAGAAATAAAACAATCAGTGTGAAAGATTTAACTACAGGTGAAATCTATGAAGAAACATACGACAAACTAGTATTATCCCCTGGAGCCAATCCAATTGTTCCTGATTTGCCTGGTGTAGATTACTCTCATGTATTTACCGTTCGTAACGTCGTAGATATTGCTAATTTCAATGCTTATGTAAAGCAGGATCACGTCAAACAAGTTGCTGTAATTGGCGGGGGTTTTATTGGCATTGAAGTTGCTGAAAACCTTCGTTTAGCTGGTTTAGAAGTGTCATTAATTGAATTTAGCAACCAAATTATGGCTCCTTTTGACTATGATATGGCGCAAATTCTTCATAAAGAAATGCTTGATAAAGGCGTAAATGTCATCGTAAATGACGGGCTAGCAAAAATTAAAGAAAATTCTGTTGAACTACAATCTGGTAAAATACTAGAGGCAGATGCGGTTATCATGGCTATTGGTGTGAAGCCAGAAACAACATTAGCAGTAAATGCCGAGCTGGAGATTGGTGTAACTGGCGGTATTAAAGTGGATCATAATTATAAGACTAACGATAAAGATATTTACGCTGTAGGGGACGCTATTGAAGTTTACCATAAACTGACACATGAACCTACTCGATTAGCTCTTGCCGGCCCTGCCCAACGACAAGCAAGAGCAGCAGCAGATCATATTTATCATATACCACATCGTCATAACGGAGTCATTGGTTCTTCTTGTATTCAAGTATTTGATCAAAACGCTGCAGCCACTGGTCTAAATGAAAAACAGGCTCAGCGCGCAGGTATTCCATATGATTTTGTCTATATTATACCGAATGATAAAGTAGGATTAATGCCGGAAAGTAGTCCTATCCATTTTAAATTAATTTATGAATATCCAACTGGAAAAATATTAGGTGCTCAAGCAATTGGAAAGGGAAACGTAGATAAACGGATTGATGTTATCGCAACGATGATTACAATGGGCGGGACACTAGAGGATTTAAAAGAATTAGAACTCTGTTACTCACCAATGTTCGGTACCGCTAAGGACGTTGTTAACTTTGCAGCATTGGTTGCCTTAAATCGATTACATGGAGCTTTCAAACAGGTATCTGTAACAAAAGTACGAGAATTAGTAGAAAATAATGCATTTATTATGGACGTAAGAGAAAAACATGAATATGAAAAAGGTCATGTAAAAACTGCTGTCAATATTCCGCTAAGTGAGTTTAGAAAACGCTTAGATGAAATACCGAAAGACCAACCCGTCTATGTACATTGTCGTTCTGGTCAAAGAAGTTATAATGCTGTCACGGCATTGCAACATTTGGGCTATACTAATATATACAATATCTCTGGATCTTATTTAGGCATTTGTTTATATGAATATTACAATGATCAAGTAACTGGAAGATACAAAATCGTTACAGCTTATAATTTTAAGTAA
- a CDS encoding APC family permease: MKNKLNRFDILSLVLGSIIGWGAFTLPGIKFLPESGVINTTIGLCIGGIAIIFIQKGYHIMMQQHAEDGGGFSYTYKNLGRLHGFIVGWALILCYLSIVPLNATAFVLVVKILFGSAIDWIHLYDLAGNPVYLSDVVMASLIIIFFTIINIRGLRKSSNVQNIMVLFLVLNIFIVFIAMLSETGTMTLKEHYVNHYSFQFSEVIKVVAIIPFLFVGFDIIPQVATQLNFKPEKTTRIAILGIFSGVMIYSLLNFITSLAFSPSEAKHLDWALGEAVISHVGNFGFLLLIIALMTAVSGGINGFMISSSHLLSSLSSYKLCHRKYMKQTENGVPINSVLFITAISLIAPWFGREVIIYIVDMASFLAAVAYVYVCLISYKKASTRFDQLLTCIGMIISFSFIILLITPHSPGQLSTPSLLFMAIWGIVGVFYYQRYANKLAEKI; this comes from the coding sequence ATGAAAAATAAACTCAATCGTTTTGATATTTTAAGTTTAGTACTGGGATCTATTATAGGTTGGGGAGCTTTCACGCTTCCCGGGATTAAATTTCTTCCGGAATCAGGTGTTATCAATACGACAATCGGATTATGTATTGGTGGAATCGCCATTATTTTTATTCAGAAGGGCTATCATATTATGATGCAGCAACATGCAGAAGATGGCGGTGGTTTCTCTTACACATATAAAAATCTAGGCAGGTTACATGGCTTTATTGTAGGGTGGGCTCTAATCCTTTGTTATTTGAGCATTGTTCCCCTTAATGCAACAGCTTTTGTATTGGTTGTTAAAATTTTATTTGGTTCTGCCATCGACTGGATTCACCTTTATGATCTTGCTGGAAATCCAGTCTATTTATCTGATGTAGTTATGGCTAGTTTGATCATTATATTCTTTACTATCATTAATATTCGCGGGCTGCGTAAAAGTTCTAATGTGCAAAACATCATGGTTTTATTTTTAGTGCTTAATATATTCATTGTCTTTATCGCCATGCTATCTGAAACGGGTACAATGACTTTAAAAGAACATTATGTTAATCATTATAGTTTCCAGTTTAGTGAAGTAATAAAAGTAGTAGCTATTATTCCGTTTCTGTTTGTTGGGTTTGACATTATCCCTCAGGTAGCAACACAATTAAACTTCAAACCGGAAAAAACAACTCGGATAGCGATTCTTGGAATTTTTTCGGGAGTAATGATATACAGCCTGTTAAACTTTATTACTTCTCTAGCATTTTCCCCTTCCGAGGCGAAACACCTCGATTGGGCATTAGGTGAAGCTGTAATATCTCATGTTGGCAATTTTGGGTTTTTACTATTAATTATTGCTCTAATGACTGCTGTATCAGGGGGAATTAATGGTTTTATGATTAGTAGCAGTCACCTGTTATCTTCATTATCCTCTTATAAGCTTTGTCATAGAAAATATATGAAGCAAACAGAGAATGGTGTTCCGATCAACAGTGTATTATTTATTACAGCTATTAGTTTAATTGCCCCATGGTTCGGACGAGAAGTCATTATTTATATTGTTGACATGGCTTCATTTCTTGCAGCTGTTGCTTATGTTTATGTTTGCTTGATTAGCTATAAAAAAGCAAGCACTCGATTCGATCAACTTTTAACTTGTATAGGAATGATCATTAGTTTCAGCTTTATCATTCTTTTGATTACTCCCCATTCTCCTGGTCAATTAAGTACGCCATCTTTACTTTTCATGGCAATATGGGGAATAGTAGGTGTGTTCTATTATCAACGTTACGCTAACAAGCTGGCAGAGAAAATTTAA